The Thermodesulfobacteriota bacterium sequence GCGCCACCGATCCTTGGGGGACCCGTCCGCCGACGTCGCACAGGAGCAGCTCTTCGTCGAACATCGCCGCCCGTGCGATCACTTCCCCCTTCCTCCCGACCACCATGCTCCCGCCGTCGAACACCAGCTCGTCCTGCCCCCCCACCATGTTGCAGTACGCCAGCGGAACCCCGTTCCGCCGGGCGTGGTCGGCCACCAGGTCGCGCCGCTGCCGCCACTTCCCGGCGTGATAGGGAGAAGAGGAAAGGTTGATGATCAGGCCGGCGCCGTCCCTCGCCAGCCGCGGGACCGGCCCGCCCCGCACCCAGACGTCCTCGCAGACGGTCACTCCCACCCGCACTCCTTTCACCGGGAACAGCAGCGGCTCCGTCCCCCGCTGGAAGTAGCGCACCTCGTCGAAGACGCCGTAGTTGGGGAGATGCATCTTCCGGTACACGTGCAGGACCCGGCCGTTCGCGGCGATCCCCGCCGCGTTGTACGTGCGCCCCTTCGCGTCCCGGTCCACGAATCCCACGACGGCCGCGATCCCCCGGATGTTGCGCGCCACCTCGTCCCACGCCTCGAGGTTCCGGTCGACGAAGGAGGAGCGCAGCAGCAGGTCCTCGGGGGGATAGCCGGTGACCGCCAGCTCCGGGAAGATGACGAGGTCCGCCTTCGCCTCCCGCGCCCGAGCGCAGGTGTCGAGGATCTTCCGCACGTTTCCGTTGATGTCGCCCACGGTGACGTTGATCTGTGCGAGTGCGATGCGCAGCGCCTTGGCCATAACGGCTATTCTCTTCGAAAGCGGCGGCCGGGGGAAGCCCAAGGTTCCCTTATGTTAAGATTGCCATACATGTCCCCTTCGGCCTCCGTATCCGCGTCCGCTTCCCTCTACGACCGCGACTACATCCTGCTGAACGCGTCGAACT is a genomic window containing:
- a CDS encoding NAD+ synthase; amino-acid sequence: MAKALRIALAQINVTVGDINGNVRKILDTCARAREAKADLVIFPELAVTGYPPEDLLLRSSFVDRNLEAWDEVARNIRGIAAVVGFVDRDAKGRTYNAAGIAANGRVLHVYRKMHLPNYGVFDEVRYFQRGTEPLLFPVKGVRVGVTVCEDVWVRGGPVPRLARDGAGLIINLSSSPYHAGKWRQRRDLVADHARRNGVPLAYCNMVGGQDELVFDGGSMVVGRKGEVIARAAMFDEELLLCDVGGRVPQGSVAPIPSREEEIFHALVTGTRDYVEKNGFPGVIIGLSGGLDSSLVAAVATKALSPSRVLGVTLSSPYTSVSSVADAHALAENLGIRCIDLSISEAFETLKGTLAPAFAGRAEDATEENLQARIRGTILMALSNKFGDLLLTTGNKSEMSVGY